One segment of Solanum lycopersicum chromosome 1, SLM_r2.1 DNA contains the following:
- the LOC104649391 gene encoding ABSCISIC ACID-INSENSITIVE 5-like protein 5 has product MDVSEEESVGCYKVQPPQVQEGFSDNLPDSASLNELFKHFYQPEGHDVGSNSTHEGFGLSYGIDQIFEQAADVIAPARGNAQNLNSDGSDAAGGGNRRRRAATIEQETLMEKRQRRMIRNRASAQRSRARKQAYTAELEAQLEKVRDENERLKSIVEEKKEETTKAQWMGNTMKKLRRSVSF; this is encoded by the exons ATGGATGTTTCTGAGGAAGAAAGTGTTGGTTGCTATAAGGTCCAACCGCCGCAAGTGCAAGAAGGATTTTCAGATAATCTTCCTGACAGTGCCTCTCTGAATGAATTGTTCAAACATTTTTATCAACCTGAAGGACATGACGTTGGGTCCAATTCAACTCATGAAG GATTTGGTTTGAGTTATGGTATTGATCAAATCTTTGAACAAGCTGCTGATGTAATTGCTCCTGCTAGAGGAAATGCTCAAAATCTCAACAGTGATGGTAGTGATGCAGCTGGAGGAGGTAACAGGAGAAGAAGGGCAGCTACAATTGAACAAGAAACACTGATGGAGAAGAGGCAACGTCGAATGATTAGGAACAGGGCATCTGCTCAACGATCCAGGGCTCGAAAACAG GCATATACAGCTGAATTGGAGGCACAACTCGAAAAAGTGAGAGATGAGAATGAGAGGCTCAAGTCAATTGTG GaggagaaaaaggaagaaacaaCAAAAGCTCAATGGATGGGTAACACAATGAAGAAACTTAGGAGGAGTGTTTCATTTTGA
- the LOC101245686 gene encoding large ribosomal subunit protein uL1z — translation MSKLQSDALREAITVIKNDSSEKKRKFTETIELQIGLKNYDPQKDKRFSGSVKLPHIPRPKMKICMLGDAQHVGEAEKIGLEYMDVEGLKKLNKNKKLVKKLAKKYHAFLASEAVIKQIPRLLGPGLNKAGKFPTLVSHQESLESKVNETKATIKFQLKKVLCMGVAVGNMDMEEKQIFQNVQMSVNFLVSLLKKNWQNVRCLYLKSTMGKTQRIF, via the exons ATGAG TAAGCTTCAGAGTGATGCCTTAAGAGAAGCCATCACCGTGATTAAGAATGATTCAAGTGAGAAGAAAAGGAAGTTCACCGAAACCATTGAGCTTCAGATTGGTTTGAAAAACTATGATCCTCAAAAGGACAAGCGTTTCAGTGGTTCAGTTAAGTTGCCACACATTCCTCGCCCCAAGATGAAGATTTGCATGCTTGGAGATGCTCAGCACGTGGGAGAG GCAGAAAAGATTGGTTTGGAGTACATGGATGTGGAAGGTCTGAAGAAGCTTAATAAAAACAAGAAGTTGGTTAAGAAGCTCGCAAAGAAGTACCATGCTTTCTTGGCATCAGAAGCTGTTATCAAGCAGATCCCCCGTCTCTTGGGGCCTGGTTTGAACAAGGCAG GTAAGTTTCCTACCCTTGTTTCCCACCAGGAATCACTCGAGTCTAAGGTAAACGAGACCAAGGCGACTATCAAATTCCAGTTGAAGAAGGTTCTTTGCATGGGAGTTGCCGTAGGTAATATGGATATGGAGGAGAAACAAATCTTCCAGAACGTGCAGATGAGTGTCAACTTTCTCGTGTCCTTGCTAAAGAAGAATTGGCAAAAT GTGAGATGCTTGTACTTGAAGAGTACCATGGGAAAGACTCAACGCATCTTCTAA